A stretch of Arachis hypogaea cultivar Tifrunner chromosome 15, arahy.Tifrunner.gnm2.J5K5, whole genome shotgun sequence DNA encodes these proteins:
- the LOC112748623 gene encoding DNA polymerase alpha catalytic subunit, with amino-acid sequence MSDEEAAATTAAGRRRTRGPASSARSEALERLKARVRGGPQIRLENPIYDTVEEEEYNALVAKRREQARAFIVDDDGLGYGDEGEEEDWSKEGVSLSSDESDGAENEARPKRKKLEKKEHNPNQKRTSAALSAAAVGAQRLSSMFTSSLFKKSRDDKAPDSIVDDVLAEFAADETDRERRRRIHPKAIPNSNSNSSSATNDALRINRDFVSNSSIVGASDLMRGSSLLDTAVNCDVESVRVVSNDVSDLGSEQKKCEAVKENELSIECSDNEKICSSENGDASIEQVPSNVNVCKEEVVKDSKAEEKPVAVKKELFTLNAKLKEEKEDPALSATAGWQAVRNGGAANANVGDSKALREALHKEEHSEFNLEEDGSLPFYILDAYEEFNGANRGTLYLFGKVKAGNSYQSCCVVVKNMQRCVYAIPSHPIHLTDEMVKLEKDAKKSADFHKKLQDAVSGLKNELAKHLLNLNVSCFSMAPVKRKYAFERIEIPSGESYVLKISYPFKDQVLPADLKGESFSGLLGTHYSALELFLVKRKIKGPSWLQVSNFSNCPTSERERFVSWCKFEVIVDSPKDIRVSTSSKISFEIPPVVVTAINLKTTINEKQNVNEIVSASIVCCNMVKIDTPMLASEWKRPGMLTHFTVIRKIDGNIFPLGFSKEVTERNSKAGSNVLCVESSERALLNRLMTELHKLDSDVLVGHNISGFDLEVLLHRSQACKVPSNMWSKLGRLKRSALPRLDRGSKAFGSGARPAVMSCMSGRLLCDTFLCSRDLLKEVSYSLTELTKTQLKKFRKEVAPHDVPKKFQSAESLIELIECSETDAWLSMELMFHLSVLPLTRQLTNISGNLWGKTLQGARAQRVEFLLLHAFHAKKYMVPDKIPNYAKETTLTKRKVAHGVEDSNLEEADGNEANYDNDAADTDNKKSKKAPSYAGGLVLEPKKGLYDKYILLLDFNSLYPSIIQEYNICFTTVERSQGASFSRLPSSLETGVLPELLKNLVERRRLVKKWMKKASGLKVQQLDIQQQALKLTANSMYGCLGFSNSRFYAKPIAELITLQGREILQSTVDLVQNNLNLEVIYGDTDSIMIYSGLDDIAKAKAMASKVIQEVNKKYRCLEIDLDGLYKRMLLLKKKKYAAVKVQFNDDTPYEVIERKGLDIVRRDWSLLAKELGDFCLTQILSGGSCEDVVESIHSYLMQEQEKMRSGQVPLEKYVINKTLTKPPEAYPDAKNQPHVLVAQRMKQQGYSSGCSVGDTIPYIICYEEGCSSGSATGIAQRARHPDELKQEQGKWLIDIEYYLSQQIHPVVSRLCASIQGTSPERLADCLGLDSSKFQHKSSEAPSSDPTSSLLFASDDEERYRGCEPLVLCCPSCSDSFDCPPVFKSICLLGSEKITSSGTEESSYNFWHKLRCSKCLEDGVGRISPAMLTNQVKMQAEKFVLMYYRGVLMCDDETCKHTTRSINLKLVGDSERGTVCPNYPRCNGRLHRKYTEADLYKQLSYFCHVLNTFCSMEKMEAKSRMLIEKELMKIRPMVDLAASTVQKLRDRCAYGWVNLQDFVVPV; translated from the exons ATGTCAGACGAAGAAGCTGCTGCAACTACCGCCGCCGGTAGGAGAAGGACCAGAGGTCCCGCTTCCTCCGCCCGCAGCGAGGCCCTAGAGCGTCTCAAAGCCCGTGTCCGCGGCGGGCCCCAGATCAGGCTCGAAAACCCTATCTACGATACTGTCGAGGAAGAAGAGTACAACGCCCTTGTCGCCAAGCGCCGCGAGCAGGCCCGTGCCTTCATCGTTGACGACGATGGCCTTGGCTACGGCGATGAGGGGGAGGAAGAGGACTGGTCTAAGGAAGGCGTCTCTCTCTCCTCTGACGAATCCGATGGCGCCGAAAATGAAGCCAGGCCAAAGCGGAAGAAGCTTGAAAAGAAAGAACATAATCCCAACCAGAAACGCACATCGGCTGCACTTTCCGCCGCCGCTGTTGGCGCCCAGCGGCTATCCTCGATGTTCACCTCATCGCTGTTCAAGAAGAGCAGGGACGACAAGGCCCCCGACAGCATCGTTGACGATGTTCTGGCGGAGTTTGCAGCCGACGAGACCGATAGGGAACGGCGGAGAAGAATCCATCCGAAAGCCATTCCCAATTCGAATTCAAATTCATCCTCTGCTACAAACGATGCTCTGCGGATTAATCGCGATTTCGTTAGCAATTCGTCAATTGTTGGAGCATCTGATTTGATGAGAGGTTCTTCGTTGCTCGACACTGCTGTAAATTGTGATGTTGAGTCCGTTAGAGTTGTTAGCAATGACGTCAGTGATTTAGGTTCAGAGCAGAAGAAATGCGAGGCAGTTAAAGAAAACGAGCTTTCAATTGAATGCTCGGATAATGAGAAAATTTGTAGTTCTGAGAATGGTGATGCATCAATTGAGCAAGTTCCGAGTAATGTTAATGTTTGTAAGGAGGAAGTTGTGAAGGACTCTAAGGCAGAGGAAAAACCTGTTGCTGTGAAAAAGGAGTTGTTTACTTTGAATGCAAAGCTTAAGGAAGAAAAAGAGGACCCTGCGTTGAGTGCTACTGCGGGTTGGCAAGCAGTGAGGAATGGTGGTGCAGCGAATGCAAATGTTGGGGATTCGAAAGCATTGAGAGAGGCTTTGCATAAGGAAGAACACTCGGAGTTCAATCTGGAGGAAGATGGTTCGCTACCTTTCTACATACTGGATGCCTATGAGGAGTTTAATGGAGCGAACAGGGGAACACTTTATTTATTTGGGAag GTTAAAGCCGGGAATTCGTATCAGAGTTGTTGTGTTGTTGTGAAGAACATGCAAAGATGTGTCTATGCCATTCCAAGTCACCCTATACATCTTACTGATGAAATGGTGAAACTTGAGAAAGATGCTAAAAAATCTGCAGATTTCCATAAAAAGCTGCAA gatgCAGTATCTGGTTTAAAGAACGAGTTAGCAAAACATCTTCTGAACTTGAATGTTTCATGCTTTAGTATGGCTCCTGTTAAG AGGAAGTATGCATTTGAAAGGATCGAAATTCCTTCTGGTGAAAGTTATGTGCTTAAAATCAGTTATCCATTCAAG GATCAAGTACTTCCTGCGGACCTGAAAGGAGAAAGTTTCTCTGGTCTTTTAGGAACTCATTACAG TGCTCTGGAGCTTTTTCTGGTTAAAAGAAAGATTAAGGGACCCTCGTGGCTACAGGTTTCGAACTTTTCAAACTGCCCAACTTCTGAGAGGGAAAGATTT GTTAGCTGGTGCAAATTTGAAGTGATTGTTGACTCCCCTAAAGACATCAGGGTTTCAACTTCATCAAAAATCAGTTTTGAGATTCCTCCTGTGGTTGTCACAGCAATAAATTTGAAAACAACCATAAATGAAAAACAGAACGTAAATGAGATTGTATCTGCATCTATAGTCTGCTGCAATATGGTTAAG ATTGACACACCTATGTTGGCTTCAGAATGGAAGAGACCTGGAATGCTTACCCATTTTACTGTCATTCGTAAAATTGATGGGAATATATTTCCACTGGGGTTCAGCAAGGAGGTTACAGAGAGAAACTCAAAAGCTGGGTCAAATGTTCTGTGTGTTGAAAGCAG TGAAAGAGCTTTGCTGAATCGCCTGATGACAGAATTACACAAGTTGGATAGCGATGTTCTTGTTGGGCATAATATATCTGGATTTGACCTGGAGGTACTCCTCCATAGATCCCAG GCTTGCAAAGTACCAAGCAACATGTGGTCTAAACTAGGCCGCCTCAAGCGTTCTGCATTGCCTAGGCTTGATAGAGGAAGCAAGGCATTTGGTTCTGGAGCTCGTCCTGCTGTCATGTCTTGTATGTCTGGCCGGCTTCTTTGTGATACATTCTTGTGTTCCCGTGATCTGCTCAAAGAG GTCAGTTATTCATTAACTGAACTCACAAAAACGCAGCTGAAGAAGTTTAGGAAGGAAGTTGCTCCACATGATGTTCCAAAGAAGTTCCAATCAGCTGAATCCCTAATTGAGCTT ATTGAATGTAGTGAAACGGATGCATGGTTGTCCATGGAACTCATGTTTCATTTGAGTGTTCTTCCTCTCACCCGCCAGCTGACTAATATTAGTGGTAATCTGTGGGGGAAAACTCTTCAG GGTGCTCGGGCACAGAGAGTGGAGTTTCTTTTGTTGCATGCTTTCCATGCAAAGAAATATATGGTGCCAGACAAAATTCCAAACTATGCAAAAGAAACAACATTGACGAAACGCAAAGTAGCTCATGGTGTTGAGGATAGCAACTTAGAAGAAGCAGATGGTAACGAGGCAAACTATGATAATGATGCTGCCGATACTGATAATAAGAAAAGCAAAAAGGCTCCTTCTTATGCTGGAGGTCTGGTATTAGAGCCAAAGAAGGGACTATATGACAAATATATACTACTTCTGGACTTCAATAGTCTTTATCCTTCTATCATTCag GAATATAATATATGCTTTACCACTGTTGAAAGATCTCAAGGTGCATCATTTTCCCGTTTACCATCCAGTCTAGAAACTGGGGTCTTGCCGGAG CTGTTGAAAAATCTGGTTGAAAGGAGGAGATTGGTAAAAAAGTGGATGAAGAAAGCATCTGGTCTTAAAGTGCAGCAACTGGACATTCAGCAGCAAGCATTGAAGCTTACTGCAAACAG TATGTATGGATGCCTAGGATTTTCCAATTCAAGATTTTATGCAAAGCCAATTGCCGAACTTATAACCCTACAA GGAAGGGAGATACTGCAGAGTACTGTTGATCTTGTTCAGAATAACTTGAACTTAGAG GTCATATATGGTGATACTGATTCAATAATGATATACAGTGGTCTAGATGATAttgcaaaagcaaaagcaatggCTTCAAAAGTTATTCAAGAG GTCAATAAGAAATATAGGTGCTTGGAAATTGATCTTGATGGTTTGTACAAGAGGATGCTACTacttaagaaaaagaaatatgcAGCTGTTAAAGTGCAGTTCAACGATGATACTCCATATGAG GTTATTGAACGTAAAGGTCTTGATATTGTCCGCCGGGATTGGAGCTTATTAGCTAAAGAATTGGGTGATTTTTGCTTGACTCAAATTTTGTCAGGAGG ATCATGTGAAGATGTTGTTGAATCAATTCACAGTTATCTCATGCAG GAGCAAGAAAAAATGAGGAGTGGACAAGTACCATTGGAGAAATATGTCATCAATAAAACATTGACTAAACCTCCGGAGGCTTATCCTGATGCCAAAAACCAGCCACATGTTCTT GTGGCACAAAGAATGAAGCAACAAGGTTACTCCTCTGGTTGTTCTGTTGGTGATACAATCCCTTACATAATTTGCTATGAAGAG GGCTGTAGTTCAGGTAGTGCAACAGGTATTGCTCAGCGCGCAAGGCATCCCGATGAACTAAAACAAGAGCAAGGGAAATGGCTTATTGACATTGAGTACTATTTGTCACAACAG ATTCATCCAGTGGTATCACGTCTTTGTGCATCAATCCAGGGCACAAGCCCAGAAAGACTGGCTGACTGTTTAGGGCTTGACTCATCAAAG TTTCAACATAAATCAAGTGAAGCTCCAAGTAGTGATCCTACAAGCTCACTTTTATTCGCTTCTGATGACGAAGAAAG GTACAGGGGATGTGAGCCACTCGTATTGTGTTGCCCCAGCTGCTCTGATTCTTTTGACTGCCCACCTGTTTTTAAGTCAATTTGTTTGTTGGGAAGTGAAAAGATAACCAGCTCAGGCACGGAGGAATCCAGTTACAATTTCTGGCATAAACTGCGTTGTTCCAAATGCCTGGAAGATGGTGTTGGAAGAATATCTCCTGCAATGCTAACCAATCAG GTCAAAATGCAAGCAGAGAAGTTTGTTTTAATGTACTACAGAGGTGTACTGATG TGTGATGATGAAACGTGTAAGCATACGACACGCAGTATCAACCTTAAGTTGGTGGGTGATTCTGAGAGAGGAACTGTTTGTCCAAATTATCCTCGATGCAACGGCCGTCTCCACAGAAAG TACACCGAGGCAGACTTGTACAAGCAGCTCTCGTATTTCTGCCATGTGTTGAATACTTTTTGCAGTATGGAGAAG ATGGAGGCTAAATCTAGGATGCTAATTGAGAAAGAGTTGATGAAGATTAGACCAATGGTTGATCTAGCAGCATCCACGGTACAGAAGTTAAGAGACCGTTGTGCCTACGGTTGGGTGAATTTGCAGGACTTTGTTGTTCCTGTTTAA
- the LOC112748625 gene encoding probable serine/threonine-protein kinase At1g01540 → MPDHYSSGGATMNDQLSNPTSIFGLRLWVVLGVCVGASIVLLLFLISICLASKRSKKTTTITTTTTTTTTSSSIPVPDVSKEIQEIRVLDPNPLPDPIPEPEPDEENPSVVYNRIQFEIGKNHRISYPTEQRPFLRSSSREGSGEVPTVIPEVSHLGWGHWYTLRELEDSTNGFAPENVIGEGGYGIVYHGVLKDNTNVAVKNLLNNRGQAEREFKVEVEAIGRVRHKNLVRLLGYCAEGAHRMLVYEYVDNGNLEQWLHGDVGSCSPLTWEIRMNIILGTAKGLTYLHEGLEPKVVHRDIKSSNILIDKQWNSKVSDFGLAKLLGSQSSYVTTRVMGTFGYVAPEYASTGMLNERSDVYSFGILIMEVITGRNPVDYSRPPEEVNLVDWLKKMVSNRNPEGVLDPKLPEKPTLRALKRVLLVALRCTDPNAQKRPKMGHVIHMLETEDSLNYKEDRRARRDADQSPNHRAEDGLKVNANVSDGDCNNENGTCGHETTKSHQLEEQ, encoded by the exons ATGCCGGATCATTATTCAAGTGGTGGTGCCACAATGAACGACCAGCTCTCCAACCCAACCTCCATCTTCGGCCTACGCCTCTGGGTTGTTCTTGGCGTCTGCGTTGGCGCCTCCATTGTCCTCCTCTTATTCCTCATCTCCATTTGCCTCGCTTCCAAGCGCTCCAAGAAAACCACCactatcaccaccaccaccaccactaccaccacttCATCTTCAATCCCTGTCCCTGATGTATCCAAGGAGATCCAAGAGATCAGAGTACTTGACCCCAATCCATTACCCGACCCTATTCCCGAACCGGAACCGGACGAAGAGAACCCCTCCGTGGTCTACAACAGAATCCAGTTTGAGATTGGGAAGAACCATAGAATCTCTTACCCTACTGAACAACGACCTTTCCTAAGGTCTTCTTCCCGTGAAGGCAGTGGTGAGGTTCCTACCGTGATCCCTGAGGTTTCTCACTTGGGTTGGGGCCACTGGTACACCCTCAGGGAGCTTGAGGATTCCACCAATGGGTTTGCGCCGGAGAATGTCATTGGCGAAGGTGGCTATGGAATTGTTTACCATGGTGTCTTGAAGGACAACACAAACGTTGCCGTTAAGAATTTGCTCAACAACAG gggacaagcagagagaGAGTTTAAGGTTGAAGTGGAAGCTATAGGAAGAGTTCGGCACAAGAATCTAGTGAGGTTGCTCGGTTATTGTGCTGAAGGAGCACACAG AATGCTTGTGTATGAGTACGTTGACAATGGTAACTTGGAGCAGTGGCTGCACGGTGATGTTGGGTCTTGCAGCCCTCTAACTTGGGAAATTCGAATGAACATTATCCTTGGAACTGCAAAAGG aTTAACTTATCTTCATGAGGGGCTGGAACCAAAAGTTGTTCACCGTGATATTAAATCAAGCAATATCTTGATCGATAAGCAGTGGAATTCCAAGGTTTCAGATTTTGGCCTTGCCAAGCTCCTTGGCTCTCAGAGCAGCTATGTCACCACCCGTGTCATGGGTACATTTGG ATATGTAGCTCCTGAATATGCAAGTACTGGCATGTTGAATGAACGAAGCGATGTGTATAGTTTTGGAATTCTTATCATGGAAGTAATCACAGGGAGGAACCCGGTTGATTATAGCCGTCCGCCGGAAGAG GTGAATTTAGTTGATTGGCTCAAGAAGATGGTTAGTAACAGAAATCCAGAGGGAGTATTGGATCCTAAGCTTCCTGAGAAACCAACATTAAGGGCACTAAAAAGAGTCCTTCTTGTAGCTCTACGCTGCACAGACCCTAATGCACAAAAACGTCCTAAAATGGGGCATGTTATACACATGCTTGAGACTGAAGATTCCCTTAATTACAAAGAG GACCGGAGAGCTAGAAGGGATGCAGATCAGTCACCTAACCATAGAGCAGAGGATGGATTAAAAGTGAATGCAAATGTATCAGATGGTGACTGTAACAATGAAAATGGCACGTGTGGCCATGAGACAACAAAAAGCCACCAACTAGAAGAGCAATAA
- the LOC140179085 gene encoding uncharacterized protein, giving the protein MTHPLFRNVVDTAWNRGAPDVVKCLLEVQKDATNFNKKVFGNIFVKKRELERLLNDVQITLESREDQQLRIKEQVLHQELNDVLLQEELLWYQKSREQWVRCGDRNTKFFHLQTVIRRKRNKIHGLFLEDGSWATETTTIEMAANSFFQKLFSKREDIDLDAMGPFPCPSLSTEACQKLVEPVTSEEV; this is encoded by the coding sequence ATGACTCATCCTCTTTTTAGGAATGTTGTTGATACAGCTTGGAATAGAGGAGCTCCGGATGTAGTCAAATGTTTGTTGGAGGTTCAAAAAGATGCAACTAACttcaataaaaaggtttttggcaatatttttgttaagaaaagggAGTTGGAGAGGCTTTTGAATGACGTTCAGATTACTCTGGAAAGTCGGGAGGATCAACAGCTTAGGATCAAAGAGCAAGTTTTGCATCAGGAACTGAATGATGTCCTTCTTCAAGAAGAGTTGTTGTGGTATCAAAAATCTAGAGAACAATGGGTGAGATGTGGagacagaaatacaaaattttttcatctACAGACAGTTATCAGGAgaaagaggaacaaaattcatgggTTATTTTTGGAGGATGGGTCTTGGGCCACGGAGACTACGACTATAGAAATGGCAGcaaattctttctttcaaaagcTCTTTTCTAAAAGGGAGGATATTGACCTGGACgccatggggccttttccttgCCCGTCTCTTAGTACTGAGGCTTGTCAAAAGTTAGTGGAACCGGTGACGTCTGAAGAGGTTTAA